In Triticum urartu cultivar G1812 chromosome 6, Tu2.1, whole genome shotgun sequence, the following proteins share a genomic window:
- the LOC125513552 gene encoding mRNA export factor GLE1-like isoform X2, translating into MAFTRLELRCPRALDPRPSWTLGEVLTELDALEATRRAAPPTPLKQQPEWASGGSARKKAFVMRIEEEDDTDEEDDNDNEDARALVTGARFSCNDLECSFEESGDELDSGSTSYHLMEKRSLEKSILLELERDHHLKIQEEVRSKLSSLEVCHQNEIQRTISAFARLQKYAESRKEIDRRLDVQFQRKIAEVLDKHLSMVQRDHEQKSQIVERRIRDDAAVEEAKRREQSMKEEKIKQERARQEAEARQKATAKLAADAQKAAYEAAQKEAVEKEAAKSRAEAVSTSSQISQKSVAHATIMAISTEIKSELPGIKIYADSSALEAESRRLALHDQVPSNIYLSKEYSRYDRQIGKSISKLMPTTDSVKARASELIKALDGQDCPRPIACRLFADKMISIVKSRNPTDKTFGKLAFACGYVMLLVTNQVPDAMDYLLAEFNKVCMYTVPKHLHALNAQARNTDYFRLIGYQEEDGKLQSTEKYLVNVVAYVKLYAAMIQTEIKGVRHPHGLAEGWKWLAMFLNTIPAIPATAFALHAFLKVAGFALHKKYGSQFMKILDVISRHFIPALKAQGSKVQPEAINNLQNYLNDKIYLEEPEGQYLAQQLLSKMFL; encoded by the exons AT GGCGTTCACGCGCCTGGAGCTGCGATGCCCCAGGGCGCTCGACCCCCGCCCGAGCTGGACCCTCGGCGAGGTCCTCACCGAGCTCGACGCACTCGAAGCCACCCGCCGCGCCGCGCCCCCCACGCCCCTCAAGCAGCAGCCGGAGTG GGCTAGCGGTGGCAGCGCAAGGAAGAAGGCCTTTGTGATGCGGATTGAGGAGGAAGACGACACGGACGAGGAAGACGATAACGATAATGAGGATGCCCGGGCTCTTGTGACCGGAGCCAGGTTCTCATGTAATGATCTCGAATGCAG CTTTGAAGAATCAGGGGATGAATTAGATAGCGGTAGTACATCATACCACCTGATGGAGAAAAGGAGCCTAGAGAAAAGCATTCTGCTTGAGCTGGAACGCGATCATCATCTCAAAATTCAA GAGGAAGTTAGAAGTAAGTTATCTTCGTTGGAGGTATGCCACCAAAATGAAATCCAGAGAACAATCTCTGCATTTGCTCGACTTCAGAAATATGCAGAATCACGAAAAGAGATAGATAGAAGGCTAGATGTCCAATTCCAGAGAAAAAT TGCAGAAGTACTCGATAAACACTTATCTATGGTCCAAAGGGATCATGAACAGAAATCCCAGATTGTGGAACGTAGAATAAGAGATGATGCAGCTGTTGAAGAAGCTAAACGAAGGGAGCAATCTATGAAGGAAGAAAAAATAAAACAGGAAAGGGCCAGACAAGAAGCAGAG GCCAGGCAGAAGGCAACTGCAAAATTAGCAGCTGACGCACAGAAAGCAGCATATGAAGCTGCTCAAAAGGAAGCTGTAGAAAAGGAAGCTGCTAAATCGAGGGCAGAAGCAGTTTCCACATCTAGCCAAATTTCTCAGAAAAGTGTCGCCCATGCAACAATAATGGCAATCAGTACTGAAATCAAATCAGAATTACCAG GAATAAAAATCTATGCTGATAGTTCTGCATTAGAAGCGGAATCACGGAGGCTCGCATTACATGACCAAGTGCCATCAAACATTTACCTCAGCAAG GAGTATAGCCGATATGACCGACAAATTGGAAAGTCTATCAGTAAACTTATGCCAACTACCGACAGTGTCAA GGCCAGGGCTAGTGAGCTTATTAAAGCTTTAGATGGACAGGATTGTCCTCGTCCAATCGCTTGTCGTTTATTTGCAGACAAG ATGATTTCAATAGTCAAGAGTCGGAATCCGACGGACAAAACCTTTGGAAAATTGGCCTTTGCTTGTGGATATGTCATGCTACTAGTTACCAATCAG GTACCAGATGCAATGGATTATCTTCTGGCTGAGTTCAACAAAGTTTGCATGTACACAGTTCCAAAGCATCTCCATGCTTTAAAT GCACAAGCACGAAACACAGATTACTTCAGGCTTATTGGCTACCAGGAAGAAGATGGAAAACTTCAGAGCACTGAGAAGTATTTGGTAAATGTTGTTGCATACGTCAAACTCTATGCTGCCATGATTCAG ACAGAAATCAAAGGTGTGCGGCATCCACATGGCTTAGCCGAGGGATGGAAATGGCTTGCAATGTTCCTCAATACTATCCCGGCGATCCCTGCCACTGCTTTTGCCCTTCATGCTTTCCTCAAG GTCGCTGGTTTTGCGCTTCACAAGAAATATGGATCACAGTTCATGAAAATTCTAGATGTAATATCGCGGCACTTCATACCAGCTTTGAAAGCACAAGGTTCGAAAGTTCAGCCAGAGGCTATCAATAATCTACAGAATTATCTGAATGACAAAATTTATCTGGAGGAGCCAGAAGGGCAGTACCTTGCCCAGCAGCTGCTATCGAAAATGTTCTTGTGA
- the LOC125513552 gene encoding mRNA export factor GLE1-like isoform X1 — MAFTRLELRCPRALDPRPSWTLGEVLTELDALEATRRAAPPTPLKQQPEWASGGSARKKAFVMRIEEEDDTDEEDDNDNEDARALVTGARFSCNDLECSSFEESGDELDSGSTSYHLMEKRSLEKSILLELERDHHLKIQEEVRSKLSSLEVCHQNEIQRTISAFARLQKYAESRKEIDRRLDVQFQRKIAEVLDKHLSMVQRDHEQKSQIVERRIRDDAAVEEAKRREQSMKEEKIKQERARQEAEARQKATAKLAADAQKAAYEAAQKEAVEKEAAKSRAEAVSTSSQISQKSVAHATIMAISTEIKSELPGIKIYADSSALEAESRRLALHDQVPSNIYLSKEYSRYDRQIGKSISKLMPTTDSVKARASELIKALDGQDCPRPIACRLFADKMISIVKSRNPTDKTFGKLAFACGYVMLLVTNQVPDAMDYLLAEFNKVCMYTVPKHLHALNAQARNTDYFRLIGYQEEDGKLQSTEKYLVNVVAYVKLYAAMIQTEIKGVRHPHGLAEGWKWLAMFLNTIPAIPATAFALHAFLKVAGFALHKKYGSQFMKILDVISRHFIPALKAQGSKVQPEAINNLQNYLNDKIYLEEPEGQYLAQQLLSKMFL, encoded by the exons AT GGCGTTCACGCGCCTGGAGCTGCGATGCCCCAGGGCGCTCGACCCCCGCCCGAGCTGGACCCTCGGCGAGGTCCTCACCGAGCTCGACGCACTCGAAGCCACCCGCCGCGCCGCGCCCCCCACGCCCCTCAAGCAGCAGCCGGAGTG GGCTAGCGGTGGCAGCGCAAGGAAGAAGGCCTTTGTGATGCGGATTGAGGAGGAAGACGACACGGACGAGGAAGACGATAACGATAATGAGGATGCCCGGGCTCTTGTGACCGGAGCCAGGTTCTCATGTAATGATCTCGAATGCAG CAGCTTTGAAGAATCAGGGGATGAATTAGATAGCGGTAGTACATCATACCACCTGATGGAGAAAAGGAGCCTAGAGAAAAGCATTCTGCTTGAGCTGGAACGCGATCATCATCTCAAAATTCAA GAGGAAGTTAGAAGTAAGTTATCTTCGTTGGAGGTATGCCACCAAAATGAAATCCAGAGAACAATCTCTGCATTTGCTCGACTTCAGAAATATGCAGAATCACGAAAAGAGATAGATAGAAGGCTAGATGTCCAATTCCAGAGAAAAAT TGCAGAAGTACTCGATAAACACTTATCTATGGTCCAAAGGGATCATGAACAGAAATCCCAGATTGTGGAACGTAGAATAAGAGATGATGCAGCTGTTGAAGAAGCTAAACGAAGGGAGCAATCTATGAAGGAAGAAAAAATAAAACAGGAAAGGGCCAGACAAGAAGCAGAG GCCAGGCAGAAGGCAACTGCAAAATTAGCAGCTGACGCACAGAAAGCAGCATATGAAGCTGCTCAAAAGGAAGCTGTAGAAAAGGAAGCTGCTAAATCGAGGGCAGAAGCAGTTTCCACATCTAGCCAAATTTCTCAGAAAAGTGTCGCCCATGCAACAATAATGGCAATCAGTACTGAAATCAAATCAGAATTACCAG GAATAAAAATCTATGCTGATAGTTCTGCATTAGAAGCGGAATCACGGAGGCTCGCATTACATGACCAAGTGCCATCAAACATTTACCTCAGCAAG GAGTATAGCCGATATGACCGACAAATTGGAAAGTCTATCAGTAAACTTATGCCAACTACCGACAGTGTCAA GGCCAGGGCTAGTGAGCTTATTAAAGCTTTAGATGGACAGGATTGTCCTCGTCCAATCGCTTGTCGTTTATTTGCAGACAAG ATGATTTCAATAGTCAAGAGTCGGAATCCGACGGACAAAACCTTTGGAAAATTGGCCTTTGCTTGTGGATATGTCATGCTACTAGTTACCAATCAG GTACCAGATGCAATGGATTATCTTCTGGCTGAGTTCAACAAAGTTTGCATGTACACAGTTCCAAAGCATCTCCATGCTTTAAAT GCACAAGCACGAAACACAGATTACTTCAGGCTTATTGGCTACCAGGAAGAAGATGGAAAACTTCAGAGCACTGAGAAGTATTTGGTAAATGTTGTTGCATACGTCAAACTCTATGCTGCCATGATTCAG ACAGAAATCAAAGGTGTGCGGCATCCACATGGCTTAGCCGAGGGATGGAAATGGCTTGCAATGTTCCTCAATACTATCCCGGCGATCCCTGCCACTGCTTTTGCCCTTCATGCTTTCCTCAAG GTCGCTGGTTTTGCGCTTCACAAGAAATATGGATCACAGTTCATGAAAATTCTAGATGTAATATCGCGGCACTTCATACCAGCTTTGAAAGCACAAGGTTCGAAAGTTCAGCCAGAGGCTATCAATAATCTACAGAATTATCTGAATGACAAAATTTATCTGGAGGAGCCAGAAGGGCAGTACCTTGCCCAGCAGCTGCTATCGAAAATGTTCTTGTGA
- the LOC125513552 gene encoding mRNA export factor GLE1-like isoform X3, producing the protein MEKRSLEKSILLELERDHHLKIQEEVRSKLSSLEVCHQNEIQRTISAFARLQKYAESRKEIDRRLDVQFQRKIAEVLDKHLSMVQRDHEQKSQIVERRIRDDAAVEEAKRREQSMKEEKIKQERARQEAEARQKATAKLAADAQKAAYEAAQKEAVEKEAAKSRAEAVSTSSQISQKSVAHATIMAISTEIKSELPGIKIYADSSALEAESRRLALHDQVPSNIYLSKEYSRYDRQIGKSISKLMPTTDSVKARASELIKALDGQDCPRPIACRLFADKMISIVKSRNPTDKTFGKLAFACGYVMLLVTNQVPDAMDYLLAEFNKVCMYTVPKHLHALNAQARNTDYFRLIGYQEEDGKLQSTEKYLVNVVAYVKLYAAMIQTEIKGVRHPHGLAEGWKWLAMFLNTIPAIPATAFALHAFLKVAGFALHKKYGSQFMKILDVISRHFIPALKAQGSKVQPEAINNLQNYLNDKIYLEEPEGQYLAQQLLSKMFL; encoded by the exons ATGGAGAAAAGGAGCCTAGAGAAAAGCATTCTGCTTGAGCTGGAACGCGATCATCATCTCAAAATTCAA GAGGAAGTTAGAAGTAAGTTATCTTCGTTGGAGGTATGCCACCAAAATGAAATCCAGAGAACAATCTCTGCATTTGCTCGACTTCAGAAATATGCAGAATCACGAAAAGAGATAGATAGAAGGCTAGATGTCCAATTCCAGAGAAAAAT TGCAGAAGTACTCGATAAACACTTATCTATGGTCCAAAGGGATCATGAACAGAAATCCCAGATTGTGGAACGTAGAATAAGAGATGATGCAGCTGTTGAAGAAGCTAAACGAAGGGAGCAATCTATGAAGGAAGAAAAAATAAAACAGGAAAGGGCCAGACAAGAAGCAGAG GCCAGGCAGAAGGCAACTGCAAAATTAGCAGCTGACGCACAGAAAGCAGCATATGAAGCTGCTCAAAAGGAAGCTGTAGAAAAGGAAGCTGCTAAATCGAGGGCAGAAGCAGTTTCCACATCTAGCCAAATTTCTCAGAAAAGTGTCGCCCATGCAACAATAATGGCAATCAGTACTGAAATCAAATCAGAATTACCAG GAATAAAAATCTATGCTGATAGTTCTGCATTAGAAGCGGAATCACGGAGGCTCGCATTACATGACCAAGTGCCATCAAACATTTACCTCAGCAAG GAGTATAGCCGATATGACCGACAAATTGGAAAGTCTATCAGTAAACTTATGCCAACTACCGACAGTGTCAA GGCCAGGGCTAGTGAGCTTATTAAAGCTTTAGATGGACAGGATTGTCCTCGTCCAATCGCTTGTCGTTTATTTGCAGACAAG ATGATTTCAATAGTCAAGAGTCGGAATCCGACGGACAAAACCTTTGGAAAATTGGCCTTTGCTTGTGGATATGTCATGCTACTAGTTACCAATCAG GTACCAGATGCAATGGATTATCTTCTGGCTGAGTTCAACAAAGTTTGCATGTACACAGTTCCAAAGCATCTCCATGCTTTAAAT GCACAAGCACGAAACACAGATTACTTCAGGCTTATTGGCTACCAGGAAGAAGATGGAAAACTTCAGAGCACTGAGAAGTATTTGGTAAATGTTGTTGCATACGTCAAACTCTATGCTGCCATGATTCAG ACAGAAATCAAAGGTGTGCGGCATCCACATGGCTTAGCCGAGGGATGGAAATGGCTTGCAATGTTCCTCAATACTATCCCGGCGATCCCTGCCACTGCTTTTGCCCTTCATGCTTTCCTCAAG GTCGCTGGTTTTGCGCTTCACAAGAAATATGGATCACAGTTCATGAAAATTCTAGATGTAATATCGCGGCACTTCATACCAGCTTTGAAAGCACAAGGTTCGAAAGTTCAGCCAGAGGCTATCAATAATCTACAGAATTATCTGAATGACAAAATTTATCTGGAGGAGCCAGAAGGGCAGTACCTTGCCCAGCAGCTGCTATCGAAAATGTTCTTGTGA